The Desulfoplanes formicivorans genome window below encodes:
- a CDS encoding glycosyltransferase family 4 protein, translating to MKIIQVVNVRFFNATAWYGLYLSKLLLEAGHEVLILGLQDTESFEKARSWDLPISPMDLNTQTPLGVIRLYRDLGKVIDTFSPDIVNCHRGESFILWGLLRKHKGTFKLVRTRGDQRLPKANIFNQILHRHVADAVISTNTRMSNHFKSRFHLGPERLFQVIGGVDKARFTYCPQGRARIRREFGYDDQDLVIGLLGRFDLVKGQKQTIEAVAKARKMLGDASPIRLMLLGFETDTSEAQVRQWIRDNHIEDITVITGKRSDVTDCISALDLGVVSSLWSETIARAALEIMACTIPLVGTTVGVMPDLLQPHALVPPGDVDALAACFVRCASEPAFLALLRREQAQTMSHLSGQDFLHQTLDIYKSMLDQHPPHNRTTISGT from the coding sequence ATGAAGATCATTCAGGTTGTCAATGTTCGTTTTTTCAACGCCACGGCTTGGTACGGATTGTACCTGAGCAAGTTGCTTCTGGAGGCCGGACATGAGGTTCTCATCCTGGGACTCCAGGATACCGAGTCCTTTGAAAAGGCTCGTTCATGGGACCTTCCCATTAGCCCAATGGATCTCAATACGCAAACGCCCCTGGGAGTGATCAGACTCTATCGCGATCTCGGCAAGGTGATTGACACGTTTTCCCCAGACATTGTCAATTGCCACCGGGGGGAATCCTTTATCCTCTGGGGACTTTTGCGCAAGCACAAGGGGACCTTCAAGCTGGTGCGCACCCGGGGGGACCAGCGTCTGCCCAAGGCCAACATCTTCAACCAGATTCTTCACCGCCATGTGGCCGATGCCGTCATCTCCACCAATACCCGGATGAGCAACCATTTCAAGTCCCGATTCCATCTCGGCCCGGAACGGCTGTTCCAGGTCATTGGCGGAGTGGACAAGGCCAGGTTTACCTATTGTCCCCAGGGACGCGCCAGGATTCGACGGGAGTTCGGCTATGATGATCAGGACCTGGTCATCGGTCTGCTGGGACGATTTGATCTGGTCAAGGGGCAAAAGCAGACCATTGAAGCCGTGGCCAAGGCCAGAAAAATGCTCGGGGATGCTTCACCCATCCGGCTCATGCTTCTGGGATTTGAAACCGATACCAGCGAGGCGCAGGTCAGACAATGGATCAGGGACAACCACATCGAGGATATCACCGTCATCACGGGTAAACGATCCGATGTGACGGACTGCATCAGCGCCCTGGATCTTGGAGTGGTCTCTTCCCTGTGGTCCGAGACCATTGCCCGTGCCGCCCTGGAAATCATGGCCTGTACCATCCCCCTGGTGGGAACCACCGTGGGGGTGATGCCCGATCTGCTGCAACCCCATGCCCTGGTACCTCCCGGCGACGTTGACGCTCTGGCCGCATGTTTTGTCCGCTGCGCCAGCGAACCAGCCTTTCTTGCCCTCCTGCGCAGGGAACAGGCTCAAACCATGAGCCACCTTTCGGGTCAGGATTTTCTTCATCAAACCCTGGACATCTACAAATCCATGCTTGATCAGCACCCCCCACACAACCGGACAACTATTTCCGGCACATAA
- a CDS encoding UPF0280 family protein codes for MNLRNDTFRAYRASYAHQQEHMFQVVVEQTDLCIICNQDLREPIFDHVHALRGHIMAYAQMHPTFLTSLVPLHVTSHQSTLVTAMLKAAQAMHVGPMAAVAGAIAQDVADTFGPECGDILVENGGDIYIRSAVPRTIGLLPDPTQAMTLGLSLQPEDFPCAICASSASIGHSLSLGQGDLVVTRARSGALADAAATRLCNELRTRKDLRKILEMADAFRAQGLLGVLAQCKGQIGIRGEMELIGLG; via the coding sequence ATGAACCTTCGAAACGATACCTTTCGCGCCTACCGGGCAAGCTATGCCCACCAACAAGAACACATGTTCCAGGTGGTGGTGGAACAAACCGATCTGTGCATCATCTGCAACCAGGATCTCCGCGAACCCATTTTCGACCATGTGCACGCATTGCGCGGTCACATCATGGCCTATGCCCAGATGCATCCGACCTTTCTGACCTCCCTGGTTCCCCTGCACGTGACGTCACACCAGTCGACGCTGGTCACGGCCATGCTCAAGGCCGCCCAGGCCATGCACGTCGGGCCCATGGCCGCTGTAGCCGGGGCCATTGCCCAGGACGTGGCTGACACCTTTGGCCCGGAATGCGGGGACATTCTGGTGGAAAATGGCGGGGATATCTATATCCGCTCGGCCGTTCCCCGCACCATCGGCCTGCTCCCGGATCCGACCCAAGCCATGACCCTGGGTCTGTCCCTGCAACCCGAGGACTTTCCCTGCGCCATCTGCGCTTCATCAGCATCCATCGGCCATTCCCTGAGTCTGGGTCAGGGCGATCTGGTCGTAACCCGGGCCCGCTCGGGCGCACTGGCCGATGCCGCGGCAACCCGGCTGTGCAATGAGCTGCGAACGCGCAAGGACCTGCGTAAAATTCTCGAGATGGCAGACGCCTTCCGTGCCCAGGGACTGCTGGGGGTCCTGGCCCAATGCAAGGGCCAGATAGGCATCAGGGGGGAAATGGAACTCATCGGTTTGGGCTAG
- the thyX gene encoding FAD-dependent thymidylate synthase — translation MRIVEPSYTILQMPDGEQILAHLERAARTCYKSEDKITEGSARKLIARILQVNHESVLEHASVSVRIVCDRGISHEIVRHRLASFSQESTRYANYGKEKFGKEITVIRPFFWEEDSREYALWLEAMEKAEEVYMALLEAGARPQEARSVLPNSLKTEIVVTANLREWRHIFKLRCASAAHPQIRQIMLPMLASFHERIPVVFDDVYATFRKDMAQV, via the coding sequence ATGCGTATTGTTGAACCTTCCTATACCATTTTGCAGATGCCCGATGGGGAACAGATTCTTGCCCATCTGGAGCGGGCGGCCAGGACCTGCTACAAATCAGAAGACAAGATTACCGAAGGGTCGGCCAGAAAACTGATTGCCCGTATCCTGCAGGTCAATCACGAAAGCGTGCTCGAGCATGCCAGCGTCAGCGTGCGCATCGTGTGTGACCGGGGCATTTCCCATGAGATCGTCAGGCATCGTCTGGCCTCCTTTTCCCAAGAGTCCACCCGGTATGCCAATTATGGCAAGGAGAAATTCGGCAAGGAAATTACCGTAATTCGACCTTTTTTCTGGGAAGAGGATTCCAGGGAGTACGCCTTGTGGCTTGAGGCCATGGAAAAGGCCGAAGAAGTCTATATGGCCCTGCTTGAAGCCGGTGCCAGACCTCAGGAGGCGCGCTCCGTGCTGCCCAACAGCTTGAAGACCGAAATCGTGGTGACAGCCAATCTGCGGGAATGGCGGCATATCTTCAAACTGCGTTGTGCTTCGGCTGCCCACCCCCAGATCCGCCAGATCATGCTGCCCATGCTCGCCAGCTTTCACGAGCGGATTCCGGTGGTCTTCGATGATGTGTACGCGACCTTTCGCAAGGACATGGCGCAGGTGTAG
- the ruvB gene encoding Holliday junction branch migration DNA helicase RuvB: MTTSNVPLDDHIRPGSLDDFIGQDDVRANLRIYLQAARERGQQLDHVLLYGNPGLGKTTLAQIMASELGVNLVSTSGPVLERSGDLAAIVTNLKKNDLLFIDEIHRMPANVEEILYPGMEDFKLDLIIGQGPGARTVKIDLEPFTLVGATTRIGLLTSPLRDRFGVICRLEFYSPEELARIVTRAASIFGISITPDGALEIGRRSRGTPRIANRLLRRVRDFAHVKGCQVIDAQVAAQGLDMMDVDANGLDQMDRKILSCIISHFSGGPVGVKTIAVACSEEVRTIEEIYEPYLIQSGLLKRTPRGRVVTEKAYRHLGVPFGDREKRR; this comes from the coding sequence ATGACTACTTCAAACGTGCCCTTGGATGACCATATCCGTCCCGGGAGTCTGGATGACTTCATTGGCCAGGACGATGTCCGGGCCAATCTGCGCATTTACCTGCAAGCCGCCAGGGAACGGGGACAGCAACTGGACCATGTCCTGCTCTATGGCAATCCCGGGCTGGGCAAGACCACCCTGGCCCAGATCATGGCTTCGGAACTCGGCGTCAATCTGGTGAGCACGTCGGGGCCGGTTCTTGAACGATCGGGCGATCTGGCAGCCATTGTCACCAACTTGAAGAAGAACGACCTGCTGTTTATTGACGAGATCCACCGCATGCCCGCCAATGTGGAGGAAATTCTCTATCCGGGCATGGAGGATTTCAAGCTGGATCTGATCATCGGGCAGGGACCAGGCGCCAGGACGGTGAAGATCGATCTGGAACCCTTTACCCTGGTTGGAGCAACCACCAGAATCGGTCTGCTGACCTCGCCCCTTCGGGACCGGTTCGGGGTTATCTGTCGTCTGGAATTCTATTCTCCGGAAGAACTGGCGCGCATTGTCACCCGTGCAGCATCCATTTTCGGTATCTCCATTACCCCGGACGGGGCCTTGGAGATCGGACGGCGTTCTCGGGGTACTCCGCGTATTGCCAACAGACTGTTGCGCAGGGTGCGCGATTTCGCCCATGTCAAGGGATGCCAGGTGATTGATGCTCAGGTGGCGGCCCAAGGGCTGGACATGATGGATGTGGATGCCAACGGGTTGGATCAGATGGATCGCAAGATCCTCTCGTGCATCATTTCCCATTTTTCCGGGGGGCCTGTGGGTGTCAAAACCATTGCTGTTGCCTGTTCCGAAGAGGTTCGGACCATTGAGGAAATTTATGAGCCCTATCTTATCCAGTCGGGCCTGCTCAAAAGGACTCCCAGGGGGCGGGTGGTGACGGAAAAGGCGTACCGTCATCTGGGCGTACCGTTTGGTGACCGGGAGAAGAGAAGATAG
- the ruvA gene encoding Holliday junction branch migration protein RuvA produces the protein MIAYLKGIVLQKMESGCVVLTDSGVGYEVGMSAQAVTRLGNAGDEVALYVQTIVREDALALYGFATWEERELFRILIGVPKLGPKTAMAMLSCFEPGDLAAKVAADDVHALTRVPGIGAKSAKRIVLDLKDKLSGFTSLAATRAVPVTANRIFDDTLGGLFALGYSEREASPVVRKVLEEEPDLDVGGAIRAALKLLSSAASA, from the coding sequence ATGATCGCCTATCTCAAGGGAATAGTGCTGCAGAAAATGGAGAGCGGGTGTGTTGTCCTGACCGATTCGGGCGTTGGCTACGAAGTCGGAATGAGCGCCCAGGCCGTGACAAGATTGGGGAATGCCGGGGATGAGGTTGCCCTGTACGTTCAGACCATTGTTCGCGAGGATGCCCTTGCCCTGTACGGATTTGCGACATGGGAAGAGCGTGAACTGTTCAGGATCCTCATCGGTGTCCCCAAGCTTGGTCCCAAGACGGCCATGGCCATGCTCTCCTGTTTCGAGCCCGGCGATCTGGCGGCCAAGGTGGCTGCCGACGATGTCCATGCCCTGACCAGGGTGCCGGGGATCGGTGCCAAGTCGGCCAAAAGAATTGTCCTGGACCTTAAGGACAAACTCTCCGGCTTCACGTCCCTGGCGGCTACAAGGGCCGTACCCGTGACGGCAAATCGAATCTTTGACGATACCCTGGGCGGTCTGTTCGCTCTGGGTTACAGTGAGCGGGAGGCTTCGCCCGTTGTGCGCAAGGTTCTTGAAGAGGAGCCCGATTTGGATGTGGGTGGCGCCATTCGCGCGGCCCTCAAACTTTTATCTTCAGCTGCATCAGCCTGA
- the ruvC gene encoding crossover junction endodeoxyribonuclease RuvC, whose amino-acid sequence MAGEEMVVLGIDPGSRCCGYGVVREVSGQLSLVATGTIRPPLDKPLSTRLGHIFAAIVRLIELHEPDVASVEDAFFARNAASALKLGQARGAALTACAYRDVPVHSYEPTLVKKTIVGSGRADKSQVAFMVARLLGCKGNWAKDASDALAIAICHLNHRRLQRLYTTPD is encoded by the coding sequence TTGGCCGGTGAGGAGATGGTTGTTCTCGGCATAGATCCGGGATCGCGCTGCTGCGGTTATGGAGTGGTCCGGGAAGTCTCGGGCCAGTTGTCCCTTGTGGCTACCGGGACCATCCGTCCTCCCCTGGACAAGCCGCTGAGCACCCGGTTGGGGCATATCTTTGCTGCCATTGTGAGACTTATCGAGCTGCACGAGCCGGATGTTGCGTCGGTTGAAGACGCCTTTTTCGCCCGTAACGCAGCGTCCGCTCTCAAGCTCGGGCAGGCCAGGGGAGCTGCCCTCACGGCCTGTGCCTACCGGGATGTTCCCGTGCACAGCTATGAACCGACCCTGGTCAAGAAAACCATTGTGGGCTCCGGCCGGGCGGATAAATCCCAGGTGGCGTTCATGGTGGCCCGGCTTCTGGGGTGCAAGGGAAACTGGGCAAAGGATGCCAGTGATGCCCTGGCCATTGCCATCTGTCACCTCAACCACCGGCGGTTGCAACGGCTGTACACCACGCCTGACTGA
- a CDS encoding YebC/PmpR family DNA-binding transcriptional regulator: MSGHSKWHNIQHRKGRQDAARGKIFTKVTKEIMLAAKAGGGDPTGNNRLKSAIEAAKAVNLPKDKIETAIKKGTGELAAEAIEEVMYEGYGPGGVAILIDAATDNKNRTVAEVRHILSKGGGSMGASGCVAWMFDKKGVLAFPKDEHSDEELLEIGLEAGAEDIVDDGETWQIQCAPEDFTAVREAFVSAGIEPAESEITMIPQNTVAVDKETGLKLLKLYDALDENEDVQNVYANFDLPDELLAEMQD; encoded by the coding sequence ATGTCCGGACATAGTAAATGGCACAACATCCAGCACAGGAAGGGTCGGCAGGACGCTGCGCGTGGAAAGATTTTCACCAAGGTGACCAAGGAGATCATGCTCGCGGCCAAGGCTGGCGGGGGAGACCCCACCGGGAACAACCGGCTCAAAAGTGCCATTGAAGCGGCCAAGGCCGTGAACCTGCCCAAGGACAAGATCGAGACCGCCATCAAGAAGGGTACGGGCGAATTGGCTGCCGAGGCCATTGAAGAGGTCATGTATGAAGGGTACGGTCCCGGGGGCGTGGCCATTTTGATTGATGCGGCTACGGACAACAAGAACCGGACCGTTGCCGAGGTTCGTCATATCCTGAGCAAGGGGGGCGGCTCCATGGGCGCCTCGGGCTGTGTTGCCTGGATGTTTGACAAGAAGGGCGTTTTGGCCTTTCCCAAGGACGAACACTCGGATGAAGAGCTTTTGGAAATCGGTTTGGAAGCCGGTGCCGAAGATATCGTGGATGACGGTGAAACCTGGCAGATCCAGTGTGCACCCGAGGATTTTACGGCTGTGCGCGAGGCCTTTGTCTCCGCCGGGATTGAACCGGCTGAAAGTGAAATCACCATGATCCCCCAAAATACCGTGGCCGTGGACAAGGAGACCGGTCTCAAACTCCTCAAACTCTACGATGCCCTGGACGAGAACGAGGATGTCCAGAACGTGTATGCCAATTTTGATCTGCCGGATGAGCTGTTGGCAGAGATGCAGGATTGA
- a CDS encoding RlmE family RNA methyltransferase, whose protein sequence is MKKYRDHYFKRAKQENYPARSVYKLQEMDKNFHLLRPGQKVLDLGASPGSWTLYAAQKVGAKGRVLGVDLNPENTSFPPQVTFLQEDVFNRSPRFQKLLEQWAPFDHVISDMAPKTSGIKFKDQALSLELVEEAFALARIYLAEGGCFVVKIFEGPDVHGFTQSIRPWFAKVKTFKPKSSRSESKEIFIVGKGFKPGTRAEE, encoded by the coding sequence ATGAAAAAATACAGGGATCACTATTTCAAACGGGCCAAGCAGGAAAATTATCCAGCCAGATCCGTATACAAGTTGCAGGAGATGGACAAGAATTTTCACCTCTTGCGGCCCGGGCAAAAGGTTCTCGATCTGGGCGCCAGCCCTGGGTCATGGACCTTGTACGCTGCCCAAAAGGTCGGGGCCAAAGGCCGGGTTCTGGGGGTTGATCTCAACCCGGAAAATACCTCTTTTCCCCCGCAGGTGACCTTTCTTCAGGAAGATGTTTTCAATCGTTCTCCCCGGTTCCAGAAGCTTTTGGAACAATGGGCTCCCTTTGACCATGTCATCAGCGATATGGCCCCCAAAACCTCGGGGATCAAATTCAAGGATCAGGCCCTGTCTCTGGAGCTTGTGGAAGAGGCCTTTGCCCTGGCCAGGATCTATCTTGCGGAGGGGGGATGTTTTGTGGTCAAGATTTTCGAAGGACCCGATGTCCACGGATTTACACAGAGCATCAGACCCTGGTTTGCCAAGGTCAAGACCTTCAAACCCAAGAGTTCCCGGTCCGAAAGCAAGGAGATCTTCATCGTGGGCAAGGGATTTAAGCCCGGTACCCGGGCAGAGGAGTGA